One window of the Anopheles aquasalis chromosome X, idAnoAquaMG_Q_19, whole genome shotgun sequence genome contains the following:
- the LOC126570263 gene encoding glutamate receptor ionotropic, NMDA 2B, whose protein sequence is MVRPHATSPSRALLAVLLAVLLCHPVPPLVESKSYKSSSVGRTGSGISLGGNRAAEKEAAAAAAAAAAAAAAAAAAAANQQATVVNQQAAGNAGGTTGTGGNSSGSGHGGQSSGLGRGLHTATGGGRFSGPGSSASGGGGGGGGSGGGGTGTSHTGHLNTLGGGRGGSPAEHQLNIGLLVPHTNFGRREYLRSINSAVQGLQKGRGSKLTFLKDHEFQTSNIHFDMMSLTPSPTAILNTLCKEFLHVNVTAILYMMNYESYGRSTASAQYFLQLAGYLGIPVISWNADNSGLERRASQSALQLQLAPSIEHQSAAMLSILERYKWHQFSVVTSQIAGHDDFVQAVREQVAAMDHFKFTILNSIIVTRPSDLLELVNSEARVMLLYCTKSEAIEILHAAEELQITGENYVWVVTQSVIENTQTHPQFPVGMLGVHFDTSSGALVNEIATAIRVYAYGVEYYLNDARNTGRRLDTHQLSCEDQGRGRWDSGEVFFKYLRNVSLESESNKPNVEFTADGDLKSAELKIMNLRPSVNSKGLVWEEIGVWKSWQQQKLDIRDIAWPGNSHTPPQGVPEKFHLKITFLEEAPYINLSPADPISGKCLMDRGVLCRVAADHEMTDIDMGQAHKNGSFYQCCSGFCIDLLEKFAEELGFTYELVRVEDGKWGTLENGKWNGLIHELVNRKTDMVLTSLMINAEREAVVDFSEPFMETGIAIVVAKRTGIISPTAFLEPFDTASWMLVGIFAIQAATFMIFLFEWLSPSGYDMKTVLQNGQSTPYRFSLFRTYWLVWAVLFQAAVHVDSPRGFTSRFMTNVWAMFAVVFLAIYTANLAAFMITREEFHEFTGLDDSRLSHPFSHKPTIKFGTIPWSHTDSTISKYFKEMHYYMKQYNRSSVADGVTAVLSGQLDAFIYDGTVLDYLVQQDEDCRLLTVGQWYAMTGYGLAFSRNSKYVGMFNKRLLEFRANGDLERLRRFWMTGTCRPGKQEHKSSDPLALEQFLSAFLLLMAGILLAALLLLLEHLYFKYFRKRLAKKDRGGCCALISLSMGKSLTFRGAVYEATEILRRHRCTDPICDTHLWKVKHELDMSRLRNTQLEKAMHAHGIKPPQLKMASTGDIIGLTGTVGPGTGRGGGGALVGPRSHPQLLGNLSLGGSAQDLYRWSYKTEIAEMETVL, encoded by the exons ATGGTTCGACCGCACGCAACGTCCCCGTCCCGTGCGCTGCTCGCCGtcctgctggcggtgctgctttGCCACCCGGTGCCACCGCTGGTCGAGTCGAAGAGCTACAAAAGCTCGTCGGTGGGGCGCACCGGTTCCGGCATCAGCCTCGGGGGGAACCGGGCCGCCGAGaaggaggcggcggcggcggctgcggcggctgcggcggcggctgcagcggcagcagcagcggcagcgaaccAGCAGGCGACCGTCGTCaaccagcaggcagcaggcaacGCGGGAGGAACCACCGGTACGGGCGGGAACAGTAGCGGGAGTGGCCACGGGGGCCAATCCAGTGGACTCGGTCGCGGTCTCCACacagccaccggtggtggccgcttcTCCGGCCCCGGTAGTAgtgccagcggtggtggtggtggtggtggtggaagcggtggtggtggcaccggaacCAGCCACACCGGACACCTGAACACGCTGGGTGGGGGCCGCGGGGGTTCACCGGCCGAACACCAGCTTAACAttgggctgctggtgccgcacACCAACTTCGGTCGGCGCGAGTACCTACGCTCGATCAACTCGGCGGTGCAGGGGCTGCAGAAGGGGCGCGGCTCCAAGCTCACCTTCCTGAAGGACCACGAGTTCCAGACGTCCAACATCCATTTCGACATGATGTCGTTAACGCCCAGCCCCACAG CCATCCTGAACACGCTGTGCAAGGAGTTCCTGCACGTGAACGTAACTGCCATCCTGTACATGATGAACTACGAGTCGTACGGGCGGAGTACCGCCTCGGCCCAATACTTTCTGCAGCTCGCCGGCTACCTCGGCATCCCGGTGATCTCGTGGAATGCCGACAACTCGGGCCTCGAACGGAGGGCGTCCCAGTCGGCGCTGCAGCTACAGCTCGCGCCCAGCATCGAACACCAG AGCGCCGCCATGCTCAGTATACTGGAGCGCTACAAATGGCACCAGTTCTCGGTCGTGACCTCACAGATCGCCGGCCACGATGACTTCGTGCAGGCAGTTCGGGAGCAGGTGGCCGCCATG GATCACTTCAAGTTTACCATCCTGAACTCAATCATCGTGACGCGCCCGAGCGATCTGCTGGAGCTGGTCAACAGCGAAGCCCGCGTAATGCTGCTGTACTGCACCAAGAGCGAAGCGATCGAGATACTGCACGCGGCCGAAGAGCTCCAGATTACGGGCGAAAACTACGTGTGGGTGGTGACGCAGAGTGTGATCGAGAACACCCAGACGCACCCCCAGTTCCCGGTCGGTATGCTCGGCGTGCACTTCGACACGTCGTCCGGCGCGCTGGTGAACGaaatcgccaccgccatccggGTGTACGCGTACGGTGTCGAGTACTACCTGAACGATGCGCGGAATACGGGCCGCCGGCTCGATACGCACCAGCTGTCGTGCGAGGATCAGGGCAGGGGGCGGTGGGACAGTGGCGAGGTGTTCTTCAAGTATCTGCGCAACGTGTCGCTGGAGAGTGAGTCGAACAAACCGAACGTCGAGTTTACCGCCGACGGTGACCTGAAGTCGGCCGAGCTGAAAATCATGAACCTACGGCCGAGCGTCAACAGCAAGGGGCTGGTGTGGGAGGAGATCGGTGTGTGGAAgtcgtggcagcagcagaagctggaCATCCGCGACATTGCGTGGCCGGGCAACTCGCACACACCGCCGCAGGGGGTGCCGGAGAAGTTTCACCTGAAGATCACGTTCCTGGAGGAGGCACCGTACATTAACCTGTCGCCGGCCGATCCGATCAGCGGCAAGTGCCTGATGGACCGGGGCGTCCTGTGCCGGGTGGCGGCCGACCACGAGATGACGGACATCGATATGGGGCAGGCGCACAAGAACGGTTCGTTCTACCAGTGCTGCAGTGGGTTCTGTATCGATCTGCTCGAGAAGTTCGCCGAGGAGCTCGGCTTCACGTACGAGCTGGTCCGGGTGGAGGACGGCAAGTGGGGCACGCTGGAGAATGGCAAGTGGAACGGGCTGATCCACGAGCTGGTCAACCGGAAGACGGACATGGTGCTGACGTCGCTGATGATCAACGCGGAACGGGAAGCGGTGGTCGACTTTAGTGAACCGTTCATGGAAACCGGCATTGCGATCGTGGTAGCGAAGCGGACCGGTATCATCTCACCGACGGCCTTCCTCGAACCGTTCGATACCGCGTCGTGGATGTTGGTGGGCATCTTTGCGATCCAGGCGGCCACCTTTATGATCTTCCTGTTCGAGTGGCTGTCACCGAGCGGGTACGACATGAAAACGGTCCTGCAGAACGGCCAGTCGACACCGTACCGGTTCTCGCTGTTCCGCACGTACTGGCTGGTGTGGGCCGTCCTCTTCCAGGCGGCCGTGCACGTCGATTCACCGCGCGGCTTCACGTCCCGCTTCATGACGAACGTGTGGGCCATGTTTGCGGTCGTGTTCCTGGCCATCTACACCGCTAACCTGGCCGCGTTCATGATCACACGGGAGGAGTTCCACGAGTTTACCGGGCTGGACGATTCCCGCCTTTCCCACCCGTTCTCGCACAAACCGACGATCAAGTTCGGTACGATCCCGTGGAGCCACACCGATTCAACCATCTCGAAGTACTTCAAGGAGATGCACTACTACATGAAGCAGTACAACCGGTCGAGCGTGGCGGACGGTGTGACGGCGGTGCTCAGCGGCCAGCTCGACGCGTTCATCTACGACGGCACGGTGCTCGACTATCTGGTGCAGCAGGACGAGGACTGCCGGCTGCTGACGGTCGGCCAGTGGTACGCGATGACCGGTTACGGGCTCGCGTTCAGCCGCAACTCCAAGTACGTCGGCATGTTCAACAAGCGGTTGCTCGAGTTCCGGGCGAACGGGGATCTGGAGCGGTTGCGCCGCTTCTGGATGACCGGGACGTGCCGGCCCGGCAAGCAGGAACACAAATCGTCCGATCCGCTCGCCCTCGAACAGTTCCTGTCGgcgtttttgctgctgatggcgggCATCCTGCTCGCCGCGCTCTTGCTGCTCCTCGAGCACCTCTACTTCAAGTACTTCCGGAAGCGGCTGGCGAAGAAGGACCGGGGCGGTTGCTGTGCCCTCATCTCGCTCAGCATGGGCAAATCGCTAACGTTCCGCGGTGCGGTGTACGAAGCGACGGAGATACTGCGCCGGCACCGGTGCACCGATCCGATCTGCGATACGCACCTGTGGAAGGTGAAGCACGAGCTCGACATGTCCCGGTTGCGCAACACCCAGCTCGAGAAGGCGATGCACGCCCACGGCATCAAACCGCCCCAGCTCAAGATGGCGTCGACCGGGGATATCATCGGTCTCACCGGTACCGTCGGGCCGGGTACGGGGCGGGGCGGTGGCGGGGCACTCGTTGGACCACGGTCCCATCCCCAGCTACTCGGGAACCTTAGCCTCGGTGGGAGCGCCCAGGATCTGTACCGGTGGTCCTACAAAACGGAGATCGCCGAGATGGAAACGGTACTGTAA